Proteins from a genomic interval of Paenibacillus lentus:
- a CDS encoding methyl-accepting chemotaxis protein — protein MKKFNSIQWKWSAVLLTLSIVPLLISTIFFTSYFSGVVRDDTKEMAEQTLQMNIDRIDEWIKSKTSAVEGLISEHEEFKTMKAEEIFPLLTILDHSDNQSEGYSLIDDKGLLTNMLGMSSDMSDAAYFLKAKETKQPSVADMSYLEPLDIYIIPVIVPIVGNNGDFLGGVAFSLTPDTLGQMSERIKLGESGYGYFISSKGVYYSSPDSERIGKSIEEFENTPEKKAAFDTVLSQNDGSVSYRDENGEKLISYFGTVPNTDWKLIITVPESEINTKVLNARTISIITIIISVVVVSIISLLFTRLIAKPIVRVSNVMKYVAEGDLKQRIPVQSKDEIGQMGININAMIDSLSNIVQKINLTVNQVSTASSELHTSANQSAEASGQIALAIGEVALGARTQLMGAEQSARAMEEMSIGVQRISETAVDVTDQSEAVTNEVERGYEEVQSAIAQMNIIGEASQHTAKGIQELASHSKEIGQIVDVISMISNQTALLALNASIEAARAGEHGRGFAVVANEVKKLAEQTNESVSGIVELINVIQNSTTTTAEAVEHSIQVMGEGISRVENIGKTFGHILSSIRAVSTQMHDVSSTTQQLSASSEEITASVEEMFRAAQESATNSESVSVTSKQQSAIMETISESSKALDEMMQELKQLIHVFKV, from the coding sequence ATGAAAAAGTTTAATTCTATTCAATGGAAGTGGTCGGCGGTTTTGCTAACCTTATCAATCGTACCACTGTTGATATCTACAATTTTCTTCACGAGCTATTTTAGTGGTGTGGTCCGTGACGATACCAAAGAGATGGCGGAGCAGACACTTCAAATGAATATAGACCGAATTGACGAATGGATCAAAAGCAAGACAAGTGCCGTAGAGGGACTTATCTCTGAGCATGAAGAATTTAAGACCATGAAGGCGGAGGAAATATTTCCCTTGCTTACTATTTTGGATCATAGTGACAACCAGTCAGAGGGATACAGCCTTATTGATGACAAGGGACTCCTAACGAATATGCTCGGTATGAGTTCGGATATGAGTGATGCGGCTTATTTTTTGAAAGCTAAGGAGACGAAGCAGCCTTCTGTTGCGGATATGTCCTACTTGGAACCACTAGATATTTACATCATTCCGGTAATTGTTCCTATCGTCGGCAATAATGGAGATTTCCTTGGCGGCGTTGCCTTCTCACTGACGCCCGATACCCTTGGACAAATGAGCGAACGGATCAAATTAGGGGAAAGCGGGTATGGATACTTTATTTCCAGCAAGGGAGTGTACTATAGTTCTCCGGATTCTGAGCGGATCGGTAAATCAATTGAAGAGTTCGAGAATACGCCAGAGAAAAAGGCGGCTTTTGATACAGTTTTAAGCCAGAACGATGGTTCGGTTAGCTACCGGGATGAGAATGGAGAGAAGCTGATCAGTTATTTTGGCACCGTTCCGAATACGGATTGGAAGCTGATCATTACCGTGCCAGAAAGTGAAATTAACACGAAGGTACTGAACGCGCGAACTATTTCCATCATTACAATTATTATTTCTGTAGTGGTTGTGTCAATCATATCCTTATTGTTTACCCGTCTTATTGCCAAACCAATTGTTCGTGTGTCGAATGTAATGAAATATGTAGCCGAGGGAGATTTGAAGCAGAGAATACCAGTGCAATCGAAAGACGAGATCGGCCAAATGGGTATAAATATCAACGCCATGATTGACTCTTTGTCCAATATTGTGCAAAAAATAAATCTGACGGTAAATCAAGTATCTACGGCATCCTCCGAGCTTCACACATCGGCGAATCAATCTGCAGAGGCTTCTGGCCAGATTGCCTTAGCTATTGGCGAGGTGGCTCTGGGCGCTCGGACACAGCTTATGGGCGCTGAGCAATCGGCAAGAGCGATGGAGGAAATGTCTATCGGTGTGCAGCGAATATCGGAAACGGCCGTAGACGTTACCGATCAATCGGAAGCCGTGACCAATGAAGTGGAACGCGGGTATGAAGAGGTTCAGTCGGCAATTGCTCAAATGAACATCATCGGTGAAGCTTCACAGCATACTGCTAAAGGAATACAGGAATTGGCCAGTCATTCTAAGGAAATCGGCCAGATCGTTGACGTCATTTCGATGATTTCCAACCAGACCGCTCTTCTGGCGCTTAATGCCTCGATCGAGGCGGCTAGAGCCGGGGAGCATGGCCGAGGCTTTGCGGTCGTGGCCAATGAGGTGAAGAAGCTGGCAGAGCAAACGAATGAATCGGTCTCGGGCATCGTTGAGCTCATTAATGTGATACAGAATTCCACGACTACGACGGCCGAAGCCGTTGAGCATAGTATTCAAGTGATGGGTGAAGGGATTTCACGTGTAGAGAACATTGGGAAGACCTTTGGGCATATTCTCTCCTCGATTCGGGCAGTGTCGACTCAAATGCATGATGTATCCTCGACCACACAGCAGCTGTCCGCCAGCTCCGAAGAGATCACGGCCTCGGTGGAGGAAATGTTCAGAGCCGCTCAGGAATCTGCTACAAATTCGGAGTCCGTATCGGTCACATCTAAGCAACAAAGCGCGATTATGGAGACTATTTCTGAGTCTTCTAAAGCTCTAGATGAAATGATGCAGGAGCTTAAGCAGTTAATCCATGTATTCAAGGTCTAA
- a CDS encoding carbohydrate ABC transporter permease, producing the protein MYYKSRSYKIFSFFNYTFLILISLLCIIPMVHILAVSFSGKAAANANLVGLFPVNFTFEAYAKTLANENFLRSLWVAVQRTVLGTLISMTLITLAAYPLSKESHKFKRRNIYTWFFVFTMLFNGGLIPFYILIQKLNMMNTLWVLILPGAVSVWNMILLLNFFRGVPKELEEAAFIDGAGHLRTLFSIYLPVSLPAIATLSLFTMVGHWNNWFDGLIFMTDHKNYPLATFLQTIIVQQDFSKVAVRPEDLENISNRTVKAAQIFIGMLPILLVYPYLQRFFVKGIVLGAVKE; encoded by the coding sequence ATGTACTATAAATCCAGATCCTACAAAATATTCTCATTCTTTAACTATACATTCCTTATATTGATATCACTACTTTGTATTATTCCGATGGTACACATATTGGCTGTTTCATTCAGTGGTAAAGCCGCTGCCAATGCCAATTTGGTTGGTTTGTTTCCTGTGAACTTTACATTTGAGGCTTATGCTAAGACCTTGGCGAATGAGAATTTCCTGCGTTCTTTATGGGTAGCTGTTCAAAGGACGGTACTCGGGACGCTTATCAGTATGACTCTCATTACGCTTGCGGCATACCCGCTATCTAAGGAAAGCCATAAGTTTAAGCGCAGAAATATTTACACCTGGTTCTTTGTCTTTACGATGTTGTTCAATGGAGGTTTAATCCCGTTCTATATTTTGATCCAGAAGCTGAATATGATGAATACGCTTTGGGTTCTTATTCTCCCTGGGGCCGTATCGGTTTGGAATATGATTCTCTTGCTTAATTTTTTTCGCGGGGTGCCTAAGGAACTGGAGGAGGCTGCATTTATCGACGGTGCAGGTCACCTCCGAACCCTGTTCAGTATTTATCTGCCTGTGTCACTTCCTGCCATTGCTACGTTATCTTTATTTACAATGGTCGGACATTGGAACAATTGGTTTGACGGGCTGATCTTTATGACAGATCACAAAAATTACCCATTAGCCACGTTTTTGCAGACTATTATAGTCCAGCAGGATTTTAGTAAAGTGGCGGTACGTCCAGAGGATTTAGAAAATATATCGAATAGAACGGTAAAAGCAGCCCAGATCTTTATCGGGATGCTGCCTATCTTGCTAGTTTATCCATATTTGCAGCGGTTCTTTGTCAAAGGGATCGTATTGGGAGCTGTGAAAGAGTAA
- a CDS encoding sensor histidine kinase, with the protein MKTGISIFKKLMLGVLLMFSLIIIIFWVIYRLNINDIQTELKKNKISEVKFITLQLTNQFEQVLMNTITLSEDQSVRKYPYELEYGNLYSRHETKLMIIDKLSLNSTYTPWNNSITLYYPDFEETISSDPAYNIDKYNPPTQTLNKWTLHLEKDGSGYYSNLTQSHIGPLLIETRVSLDQLRKMIRQYTSGTPLLYDSYNNKTIQSEPALLSEDIINRITPLITGESGFLSLEVDGIEHIVTYMKSDMLDLYFIDYHPKHQFIKPIYRNNTLFISAIVVLLLISLIYSLVLRKQVRTPIIHLRKAISLFDRGDFSSRVSSLDAEEFRMLGNSFNRMAENTQKLIEQVLVGELELKEARLKQFQAQINPHFLYNCLNFIQSKAGIEDYDSVTAMTLHLSAYYRYVHKIEHIDSTIREELRFVENYLSIIQLRKSTLTFSIEIPTEIGTHSLPRMILQPLVENCVQHGIENSLGPGHIEIRARNDETSIQISIKDNGAGMSADKLSLIRQRMEESKELEDISGIGIRNVYQRLKLYFGPQAGLSITSSLSEGTCYTLTIQKQEEDYAAAAIS; encoded by the coding sequence ATGAAGACGGGAATTTCCATTTTTAAAAAGCTGATGCTGGGTGTACTTCTCATGTTTAGCTTAATCATCATTATTTTCTGGGTGATTTATCGGTTAAATATCAATGATATCCAGACTGAATTGAAGAAGAACAAAATCTCTGAAGTGAAGTTCATTACTTTGCAGCTTACGAATCAATTCGAGCAAGTTCTTATGAATACGATTACATTATCCGAAGACCAATCTGTTCGAAAATATCCTTACGAGCTGGAGTATGGCAATCTATATTCCAGACATGAGACGAAGCTCATGATTATTGATAAACTGTCTCTGAATAGTACATACACGCCTTGGAATAATTCGATTACGTTATATTATCCTGATTTTGAGGAAACCATCTCCTCTGACCCTGCTTATAACATAGATAAATACAATCCTCCAACCCAAACATTAAATAAATGGACTTTACATTTGGAGAAGGATGGCTCTGGCTATTACTCTAACTTAACTCAAAGTCATATTGGCCCCCTACTTATAGAAACGAGGGTGTCACTGGATCAACTGCGCAAAATGATACGGCAATATACATCGGGGACTCCCCTGCTCTACGACTCTTATAACAACAAGACGATCCAGAGCGAACCAGCGCTATTATCGGAGGATATCATAAACCGAATCACGCCTTTAATCACCGGAGAAAGCGGCTTCTTATCCCTAGAGGTAGACGGCATCGAACATATTGTTACTTATATGAAGTCGGACATGCTCGATTTATACTTCATTGACTATCATCCTAAACACCAATTCATTAAGCCGATTTACCGGAATAATACTCTTTTTATAAGTGCTATCGTTGTCTTGCTATTAATTTCACTGATATACAGCCTTGTACTTCGCAAACAGGTGCGTACGCCTATCATTCATCTAAGGAAAGCCATATCTCTATTTGATCGCGGGGATTTCTCAAGTCGCGTAAGTAGTCTTGACGCTGAGGAATTCAGAATGCTAGGCAACTCCTTCAACCGAATGGCAGAAAACACCCAAAAGCTCATTGAACAGGTTCTAGTCGGCGAGTTAGAGCTCAAAGAAGCACGTTTAAAGCAATTTCAGGCTCAGATCAACCCCCATTTCCTGTACAACTGCCTGAATTTTATACAGAGCAAGGCCGGCATCGAGGACTATGATTCCGTTACAGCCATGACACTTCATCTCAGTGCTTATTACCGGTATGTCCATAAAATTGAACATATTGACTCGACGATCAGGGAAGAACTCAGGTTCGTTGAAAATTACCTTTCTATTATACAATTACGCAAAAGTACATTGACCTTCTCGATCGAGATTCCAACCGAGATAGGCACACATTCGCTACCGCGGATGATTCTTCAGCCACTTGTTGAGAATTGTGTTCAGCATGGCATAGAGAATTCCTTGGGTCCCGGTCATATTGAAATCAGAGCAAGGAATGACGAGACATCTATTCAAATTTCTATCAAAGATAACGGCGCAGGTATGTCTGCTGATAAACTCTCTCTTATTCGCCAACGCATGGAAGAATCTAAAGAACTAGAAGATATATCGGGGATAGGTATCCGCAATGTATATCAGCGTCTCAAGCTTTATTTTGGTCCGCAAGCCGGGCTTAGTATAACTTCGAGTTTATCAGAAGGAACATGTTATACCCTTACAATCCAAAAGCAGGAGGAAGATTATGCTGCAGCTGCTATTAGTTGA
- a CDS encoding response regulator yields the protein MLQLLLVDDESYVVDDMEIAFPWSQYGIAKVHKAYSGVEALQLVKDHTIDIVITDIAMPTMNGLELISHIKKHNKSIKCILLTGYAEFEYAQEAIQQGAVDYLLKPLEHSKLALCLEKTIHSIKAELEQIASYEKVLFTFKEHLPVLKDKLLNELLLGKSFSDEALEDKLSDYSLSFRQDEDIFLMVIRLEEHFIQYGSSSLLLFEYAVTNIACELLEEDFETWHCRDSYDYLVLLLKAKQSDEQKDTERLMKELTHRCLQLHRNVNDYLGGGISVILSYPGKFRSDIRLMYDHAVAAIRKQLGNETGYFSALTEPPEMSSVSVLSVLYNPPTFIQLLETNQWDGFRDRLDHIEKAFNALSEQTQEHLDAIRTVIMTSFHYIAHRNTTLLSDLVGSEFMNRQSFHTLPQLMEWTRQFVNKLQEKLEKDASDQQQDIIRKIQAFISENLSTVCLQSIADHVALHPVYVSKLFKQICNINLSEYIHSIKMEQAVVWLRDTTDKIYEISKKLGYSNSQYFIKVFKDKYQMTPQDYRDQFS from the coding sequence ATGCTGCAGCTGCTATTAGTTGATGATGAATCTTATGTGGTCGATGATATGGAAATTGCCTTCCCCTGGAGCCAATATGGGATCGCCAAAGTCCACAAAGCTTACTCTGGAGTAGAGGCACTTCAATTAGTTAAGGATCATACGATTGATATAGTCATTACGGATATTGCCATGCCAACGATGAATGGACTTGAGCTTATTAGCCATATTAAAAAACACAACAAGTCGATAAAATGTATCCTCCTAACAGGTTACGCAGAATTTGAATACGCTCAGGAAGCCATACAGCAGGGAGCCGTCGACTACTTACTGAAGCCTCTAGAGCACAGTAAGCTCGCGCTTTGTCTGGAAAAGACCATTCACAGTATCAAAGCCGAGCTCGAGCAAATCGCTTCCTACGAGAAGGTACTATTTACATTCAAAGAGCATCTTCCTGTGTTGAAGGATAAGCTGCTAAATGAATTGTTACTAGGTAAATCTTTCTCCGATGAAGCTTTAGAGGACAAGTTATCGGATTATTCGCTTTCTTTTCGTCAAGACGAAGATATTTTCCTCATGGTCATTCGCCTGGAGGAGCACTTTATCCAATACGGTTCGAGCAGTCTGCTGCTCTTCGAATATGCGGTGACTAATATCGCTTGCGAATTGCTTGAGGAAGATTTTGAAACGTGGCATTGTAGAGATTCATATGATTATCTGGTATTGCTATTAAAAGCAAAGCAATCGGATGAACAGAAGGATACTGAAAGATTGATGAAGGAACTTACCCACCGCTGCCTCCAATTGCACCGTAATGTGAACGATTACTTAGGCGGCGGCATATCGGTCATCCTTTCCTATCCAGGAAAGTTCAGATCAGATATTCGCCTGATGTATGATCATGCTGTTGCGGCGATTCGGAAGCAGCTTGGGAACGAGACAGGTTATTTCTCTGCTTTGACCGAGCCACCGGAAATGTCCTCCGTGAGTGTGTTAAGTGTATTATATAACCCTCCGACCTTCATACAGCTTTTGGAAACCAATCAATGGGATGGATTTAGAGATCGATTGGATCATATCGAGAAGGCATTCAACGCCCTATCCGAGCAAACTCAGGAACATTTAGATGCAATCCGAACGGTCATCATGACCTCGTTTCATTACATCGCACATAGAAACACTACGCTTCTATCCGATCTAGTCGGAAGCGAATTCATGAACCGGCAGAGCTTTCACACTTTGCCCCAGCTTATGGAATGGACGAGGCAGTTTGTTAATAAACTACAGGAGAAGCTGGAGAAGGATGCATCTGATCAGCAGCAGGATATCATTCGGAAAATTCAGGCGTTTATTTCCGAGAATCTATCCACAGTATGTCTGCAATCGATAGCAGATCATGTAGCCCTCCATCCCGTCTACGTATCTAAGCTATTTAAGCAAATATGTAACATCAACCTAAGCGAATATATTCATAGCATCAAGATGGAGCAAGCCGTTGTCTGGCTCCGGGATACGACAGACAAAATCTATGAAATTTCCAAAAAACTCGGTTATTCCAATTCACAATATTTTATTAAAGTATTCAAAGATAAGTATCAGATGACTCCGCAGGATTACCGGGATCAGTTCAGTTAG
- a CDS encoding extracellular solute-binding protein — MMKKFKKSFVTVLTSAMLMTSLAACGGSSVNNANTGNTGDGAATGDSMYSAKFENGKYVEPVSITTVFPITTNMKFKNGENIENNVHTKWAKETLGIDIKYLWTVSEQNNAYATKLRLMLSSGQEMPDIIAFRGDIKLINDLIDSGQFADAGELFDKYASDAYKEAMAQDPTAWNPYIRDGVRMGIPILENAYNNDPVMYIREDWLKKLNLKAPETLDELETVMEAFTNGDPDGNGKKDTIALSIGFKNNLNTWMSDTGWVFGMFGAMPNQWNVGSDGKLVYGSTQPEMKPGLLKLQEWMKKGYISKESGLYDEVKATEAFTAGKAGIIVGPYWMTGWPLSDLKSNVPGAEYKPYPLPAGPDGKVGRHGTPISSGAVLINKKMKHKDAFFVYQNYLFDNWANPDGEGPFANGFAEGYDYAIGPNGEIYGEQDSDKIPGGWVDAIRYTLTFDGAIIPYLRINGLAKLANGEQPSTPYEESLAKAIPEQMQAAKIIVDQKDAVMMEMFTGKPTPTQVSRGDMLSKLEKEVQNKIIYGQSSIDEFDSFVEKYNSSGGIKIAEEVNEWYESVK, encoded by the coding sequence ATGATGAAGAAGTTCAAAAAATCCTTTGTCACTGTCCTGACAAGTGCAATGCTGATGACATCATTGGCGGCCTGTGGAGGAAGTTCCGTCAATAATGCAAACACTGGCAATACCGGAGATGGCGCTGCTACAGGCGATTCAATGTATTCTGCTAAGTTCGAGAATGGGAAGTATGTAGAGCCTGTATCCATCACAACCGTGTTCCCGATTACAACAAATATGAAATTTAAGAATGGCGAGAACATTGAGAATAACGTGCATACGAAATGGGCCAAAGAAACCCTGGGAATCGATATTAAATATTTATGGACGGTTAGTGAGCAGAATAATGCCTACGCTACAAAGCTTCGATTGATGCTCTCATCGGGACAAGAGATGCCGGATATCATTGCTTTTAGAGGAGATATCAAACTCATCAATGATTTGATTGATAGCGGCCAATTTGCGGATGCCGGTGAGTTATTCGATAAATATGCATCCGATGCTTACAAGGAAGCTATGGCTCAGGATCCAACAGCCTGGAACCCTTACATTCGTGACGGAGTGAGAATGGGGATTCCGATTTTGGAAAATGCCTATAACAATGATCCGGTCATGTATATACGCGAAGATTGGCTCAAGAAGCTGAATTTAAAAGCCCCGGAAACGCTTGACGAGCTTGAAACTGTTATGGAGGCGTTTACAAACGGGGATCCTGATGGAAATGGCAAAAAGGATACTATAGCGCTGTCCATTGGGTTTAAAAATAACCTAAATACTTGGATGTCTGATACAGGCTGGGTGTTCGGAATGTTTGGCGCGATGCCTAACCAGTGGAATGTAGGGAGTGACGGTAAGTTAGTTTATGGTTCTACACAACCTGAGATGAAGCCAGGGCTTCTTAAACTACAAGAGTGGATGAAGAAGGGGTACATATCCAAAGAATCTGGCTTGTACGATGAAGTAAAAGCAACCGAAGCATTCACGGCAGGAAAGGCCGGTATTATCGTGGGGCCTTATTGGATGACAGGTTGGCCGCTTTCAGATTTAAAGAGTAATGTGCCTGGAGCTGAATACAAGCCCTACCCACTTCCAGCAGGGCCTGACGGCAAAGTTGGGCGTCATGGAACGCCAATCAGCAGCGGTGCTGTTCTAATTAACAAAAAAATGAAACACAAAGACGCGTTCTTTGTATACCAGAATTACTTATTCGATAATTGGGCTAACCCTGACGGGGAGGGTCCGTTTGCGAATGGGTTCGCAGAAGGTTACGATTATGCGATCGGCCCGAACGGCGAGATCTACGGTGAACAAGACAGTGATAAGATTCCTGGAGGATGGGTTGATGCTATACGGTACACCTTGACATTCGATGGAGCCATTATTCCTTACCTGCGTATTAATGGACTTGCCAAGTTGGCGAATGGCGAACAGCCGTCAACTCCTTACGAAGAATCATTGGCTAAAGCAATTCCTGAGCAAATGCAAGCCGCGAAGATCATTGTCGATCAGAAGGATGCGGTTATGATGGAAATGTTCACGGGTAAACCTACGCCAACCCAGGTTTCCAGAGGAGACATGCTTAGCAAGCTGGAGAAGGAAGTCCAGAACAAAATTATTTATGGTCAGTCTTCTATCGATGAGTTTGATTCCTTTGTTGAGAAGTATAATTCTTCCGGCGGCATAAAGATCGCGGAAGAAGTAAATGAGTGGTATGAATCGGTTAAATAG
- a CDS encoding SGNH/GDSL hydrolase family protein: MIYTALGDSITFGENASSFAKSYPRLAASLLNASGSHKVIGYVLARPGWNTYGLLDAAVWQGSSVISRSDVVSVWIGGVDLASSALSSLRSKQPLNAKQLLSRYRQNFHALLTQIRNSSPARIICCTQYNPFPSSPLAAEAITALNQTTKEVAHSYKAKVAPVHKWFEGKQKKLIYGYRQGKMEDALSGFFPIHPNDQGHQVIAKGLVPYLDPNS, encoded by the coding sequence ATGATCTATACCGCTCTTGGAGATTCCATTACATTTGGGGAAAATGCCTCTTCTTTCGCAAAATCTTATCCTCGATTAGCCGCATCCCTGTTAAATGCTTCAGGGTCCCATAAGGTGATAGGGTACGTTCTGGCACGCCCAGGCTGGAACACCTATGGTTTATTAGATGCCGCGGTATGGCAAGGTTCCTCCGTCATCAGCCGATCGGACGTCGTCTCGGTCTGGATTGGCGGGGTGGATTTAGCGAGCTCAGCCTTGTCTTCACTAAGGAGCAAGCAGCCATTAAACGCCAAGCAACTCCTAAGCCGCTATCGGCAAAATTTCCATGCCCTGCTGACGCAGATCCGAAATAGCAGTCCTGCCCGAATCATCTGCTGCACGCAGTATAATCCTTTTCCGAGCAGTCCTCTTGCCGCCGAAGCCATCACAGCCCTGAACCAAACTACAAAAGAGGTCGCGCACAGCTATAAGGCAAAAGTCGCACCCGTTCATAAATGGTTCGAAGGCAAGCAAAAGAAGCTCATTTACGGATACCGGCAAGGAAAAATGGAGGACGCCTTAAGCGGGTTCTTCCCCATTCACCCTAATGATCAGGGGCATCAAGTGATCGCGAAGGGATTGGTTCCTTATCTTGACCCTAATTCTTAA